In the Hippea jasoniae genome, one interval contains:
- a CDS encoding acyl-CoA synthetase produces the protein MNKDVEKFMEMRDFLLNVKSYEEAKKGFEWPEVDEFNWALDFFDPMAKDNNRQALIWADEEGCSKIMTFDELRRKSNQVANMLEDLGLQKGDRVFIIVEAIPEVHELTLALMKTGGVFIPGATILPAKDISDRILRGNVKFLITQDRYIEKMEHVSKEALSNLKALINIGTIEKEGWVNYKNYKKYSEEYSPKSPTKASDECYLFFTSGTTAKPKLVIHTHSYPIGHLTTMYWINAKKDDIHYNISAPGWAKYAWSTIFAPWNAEAIIFVFKYEKFEAKKVLRAMEKFGVTSLCAPLSVLKLLTLEDLELYDLKLRNVVSAGEPLIPEVVKKVEKALGGIQIREGYGQTETTALIGNFPGEPRKDLSFGKPAPGFEIALLDENFQPVKPGEDGQICVRIQPKKPLGLLAKYDDEEVNNRVFHGEWYQTSDSAYYDEDGYYFFVGRTDDVFKSLDYRISPFEVESEISEHPAVLEVGVVPTVDERERIVPKAFIVLKPDYRPSKEVALDIFKFIRENMAPYKRPRVIEFLQEFPKTISAKIMRRELRAYEEEKHKAEAQQGMYEFWESDFKDELDLGKRKI, from the coding sequence ATGAACAAGGATGTAGAGAAATTTATGGAAATGAGAGATTTCCTGTTAAATGTAAAAAGTTATGAAGAAGCAAAGAAGGGATTTGAGTGGCCTGAAGTGGATGAATTCAACTGGGCATTAGATTTCTTTGACCCTATGGCTAAAGATAACAACAGGCAGGCTCTAATCTGGGCTGATGAAGAGGGATGTTCAAAAATTATGACATTCGATGAACTGCGGAGAAAATCAAACCAGGTAGCAAATATGCTTGAGGACCTGGGCTTACAAAAAGGTGATAGGGTTTTTATAATTGTTGAAGCAATCCCTGAAGTTCATGAGTTAACCCTTGCATTAATGAAAACAGGTGGAGTTTTTATACCAGGGGCAACCATTCTTCCTGCAAAAGATATTTCAGATAGAATTCTAAGAGGAAATGTAAAATTCTTAATTACACAGGATAGATATATTGAGAAAATGGAGCATGTAAGCAAAGAAGCTTTATCCAATCTCAAAGCATTGATAAATATAGGAACAATTGAAAAAGAAGGCTGGGTCAATTACAAAAATTACAAAAAATATTCAGAAGAATATTCACCCAAAAGTCCAACAAAAGCAAGCGATGAATGCTATCTATTTTTTACATCCGGAACAACTGCAAAACCAAAACTGGTAATACATACCCATTCTTACCCAATAGGCCATTTAACAACAATGTACTGGATCAACGCAAAAAAAGATGACATACATTACAATATTTCGGCTCCCGGATGGGCAAAATATGCATGGAGTACAATTTTTGCTCCATGGAATGCAGAAGCAATAATATTTGTATTCAAGTATGAAAAGTTTGAAGCAAAAAAGGTTCTACGTGCTATGGAGAAGTTTGGTGTAACATCACTATGTGCACCTCTTAGCGTATTAAAACTCCTAACACTCGAAGACCTTGAATTATATGATCTAAAACTGAGAAATGTTGTTAGTGCAGGTGAACCATTAATTCCTGAAGTGGTAAAAAAAGTAGAAAAAGCCCTTGGCGGAATACAAATAAGGGAAGGCTATGGTCAGACAGAAACAACTGCTCTAATAGGAAATTTCCCGGGTGAGCCAAGAAAAGATCTATCTTTCGGTAAACCAGCTCCTGGTTTTGAAATTGCTCTGCTTGATGAAAACTTTCAGCCTGTAAAACCAGGCGAAGATGGTCAGATATGCGTAAGAATTCAACCAAAAAAACCGCTGGGGCTTCTTGCAAAATACGATGATGAAGAAGTTAACAATAGAGTGTTTCATGGAGAATGGTATCAAACAAGTGATTCTGCTTATTATGATGAGGATGGCTATTATTTCTTCGTTGGCAGAACAGATGATGTATTTAAGAGCTTAGATTACAGGATATCTCCGTTTGAAGTTGAAAGTGAGATATCTGAGCATCCCGCGGTTTTGGAGGTTGGAGTTGTTCCAACTGTTGATGAAAGGGAAAGAATTGTTCCCAAGGCATTTATCGTACTAAAACCTGATTACAGACCCTCAAAAGAGGTTGCCTTAGACATATTTAAATTCATCAGAGAAAATATGGCTCCCTATAAAAGACCTCGAGTAATAGAATTCCTGCAGGAATTTCCAAAAACAATCAGTGCAAAAATTATGAGAAGAGAACTAAGGGCCTATGAAGAAGAGAAACATAAAGCAGAAGCCCAGCAAGGCATGTATGAATTCTGGGAGAGTGACTTCAAAGATGAACTGGATTTAGGAAAAAGAAAGATTTAA
- the ppsA gene encoding phosphoenolpyruvate synthase — protein MKYIKWLDEITADDVHIVGGKNASLGEMIRELKNEGVNVPYGFALTADSYWYLLDYNNLRDKIRDVLKDLDTHDINNLKEKTAKARELIFNAQLPDDLYEEIKEAYQKLSDYYNEEASDVAVRSSATAEDLPDASFAGQQDTYLNVRGIDNVIHYVKSCYASIFTDRATSYRHDKNFDHFKVGLSVCVQKMARSDLAASGVMFSIDTESGFDKVVVINASYGLGENIVAGKVNPDEFIVFKPTLKEGYKPIIKKQLGSKLTKAVYDENGGIKDVETTEEERFRFSLSDEDVLTLADWAIKIENHYTKRNGRYTPMDIEWAKDGKTNQLFVVQARPETVQSQKNLSVLETYKLKEKGKVLVEGIAVGSKIATGRVHVIETPEEMDRFKDGEILVTDMTDPDWEPIMKKAAAIITNRGGRTCHAAIISRELGVPAIVGCGDATEKLSTGEEITISCAEGEIGYVYEGKLDYEVEVLDLSKIEKPKTQIKMNLGNPAIAFQTAGIPNDGIGLARMEFIISSFIQVHPLALIHYDELEDKKAKEIIAKLTRGYDDKPQYFVDKLAEGVAMLAASVYPNQILVRMSDFKTNEYANLIGGAEFEPEEENPMIGFRGASRYYSDAYREGFALECRAMKKVRDEFGLTNVALMIPFCRTPEEGKKVIEEMRKNGLVQGENGLEIYVMAEIPSNVICADEFAEIFDGFSIGSNDLTQLTLGIDRDSGLVAHLFDERHIAVKRMIHMLIQTAHKHGKPVGICGQGPSDFPDFAEFLVEEGIDSMSLNPDSVMTTILNIKKLEEKLGR, from the coding sequence GTGAAGTATATCAAGTGGCTGGATGAGATTACAGCAGACGATGTGCATATCGTTGGTGGCAAGAATGCGTCTTTGGGTGAAATGATCAGGGAGCTTAAAAATGAAGGTGTTAATGTTCCCTACGGTTTTGCTCTGACTGCTGATTCTTACTGGTATCTATTGGATTACAACAATTTAAGGGATAAAATCAGGGATGTTTTAAAAGATCTTGACACCCATGATATCAACAATCTAAAAGAAAAAACAGCTAAAGCAAGAGAGCTTATTTTTAATGCACAGCTGCCCGATGATCTATATGAAGAGATTAAAGAAGCCTATCAAAAGCTCAGTGATTATTACAACGAAGAGGCAAGCGATGTAGCTGTAAGAAGCTCTGCCACCGCAGAAGACTTACCCGATGCATCATTTGCAGGACAGCAGGATACCTACCTCAATGTAAGGGGTATTGATAATGTAATCCATTATGTAAAAAGCTGCTATGCATCTATATTTACAGATAGGGCTACATCCTACAGACATGATAAGAACTTTGACCATTTTAAAGTGGGATTGTCTGTCTGCGTGCAAAAGATGGCTCGAAGCGACCTTGCAGCAAGCGGTGTTATGTTTTCCATAGATACAGAAAGCGGTTTTGATAAGGTTGTTGTAATAAATGCAAGCTACGGTCTTGGTGAAAATATCGTAGCAGGAAAGGTTAACCCCGATGAGTTTATTGTCTTTAAGCCCACGCTAAAGGAGGGTTATAAGCCTATTATAAAAAAACAGTTAGGATCCAAGCTTACCAAAGCTGTTTATGATGAAAACGGCGGTATTAAGGATGTTGAAACAACAGAGGAGGAAAGATTTAGGTTTTCATTAAGTGATGAGGATGTTTTAACACTTGCTGATTGGGCTATAAAGATAGAGAATCACTACACAAAGAGAAACGGCCGCTATACCCCTATGGATATTGAGTGGGCAAAAGATGGAAAAACGAATCAGCTGTTTGTGGTTCAGGCAAGGCCAGAAACGGTTCAATCTCAAAAGAATTTAAGTGTACTTGAAACGTACAAGCTCAAAGAAAAAGGAAAGGTGCTTGTTGAGGGTATCGCAGTTGGCAGCAAAATTGCAACAGGCAGGGTGCATGTGATAGAGACGCCTGAGGAGATGGATAGATTTAAGGATGGTGAGATTCTTGTCACAGATATGACCGACCCCGATTGGGAGCCGATAATGAAAAAGGCTGCTGCCATCATTACAAACAGGGGCGGCAGAACCTGTCATGCGGCAATTATCTCAAGGGAGCTTGGGGTGCCTGCCATTGTTGGCTGTGGTGATGCAACAGAGAAGCTATCAACGGGTGAGGAAATAACAATATCCTGCGCAGAGGGTGAAATTGGATATGTGTATGAAGGCAAGCTGGATTATGAAGTAGAGGTGCTGGATCTTTCCAAGATCGAAAAGCCCAAAACGCAGATAAAGATGAATTTGGGTAATCCTGCCATAGCATTCCAGACAGCCGGTATTCCAAATGACGGTATAGGTCTTGCAAGGATGGAGTTTATTATAAGCTCCTTTATTCAGGTGCATCCACTTGCTTTGATTCATTACGATGAGCTTGAGGATAAAAAAGCCAAAGAGATCATAGCTAAGCTTACCAGAGGTTATGATGATAAGCCGCAGTATTTTGTTGATAAATTAGCTGAAGGCGTTGCAATGCTTGCTGCAAGCGTTTACCCCAATCAGATTCTTGTGAGAATGAGCGATTTTAAGACAAACGAGTATGCAAATTTGATTGGCGGTGCTGAGTTTGAGCCCGAAGAGGAAAACCCGATGATAGGCTTTAGAGGTGCATCAAGATACTACTCCGATGCATACAGAGAGGGTTTTGCTTTAGAGTGCAGGGCTATGAAAAAGGTTAGAGATGAGTTTGGTTTAACCAATGTTGCATTGATGATTCCATTTTGTAGAACACCCGAAGAAGGCAAGAAAGTAATTGAAGAGATGCGAAAAAACGGCCTTGTTCAGGGTGAAAATGGACTTGAAATATATGTGATGGCAGAGATTCCAAGCAATGTAATCTGTGCCGATGAGTTTGCGGAGATCTTTGATGGATTTTCCATAGGATCAAACGATTTAACCCAGCTTACACTGGGTATCGATAGGGATTCTGGTCTTGTTGCACATCTGTTTGATGAAAGACATATTGCTGTAAAAAGAATGATTCATATGCTTATTCAAACGGCTCATAAACACGGCAAGCCTGTGGGTATATGTGGGCAGGGGCCAAGTGATTTTCCCGATTTTGCAGAGTTTTTGGTTGAGGAAGGTATAGATTCCATGAGCCTGAATCCAGATAGCGTTATGACAACGATACTCAATATTAAAAAGCTTGAGGAGAAACTTGGCAGATAG